One window from the genome of Salvia splendens isolate huo1 chromosome 9, SspV2, whole genome shotgun sequence encodes:
- the LOC121747753 gene encoding uncharacterized protein LOC121747753 — translation MAEIIESRQPHLAALDPRSLLLSQFSDSGSPQLLQLTTESFVMERGPRFKEYSDLRERKLRMKNSINRPEDNVQSQSVLTPPKKQMKFRSNFSTPPRRPKPPSALAQSVPDFSATLRKENRKPAAPLPPVAERSLTPPAGFMKSGSVYGKVGGGSKSANSAEKRSGGLMARKSYASMAELKEGLAGNAIISGGGRSNRGVARSVLGHRQF, via the coding sequence ATGGCTGAGATAATCGAATCTCGGCAACCGCATCTCGCCGCGCTCGACCCCCGCTCCCTCCTCCTCTCTCAGTTCTCCGATTCCGGAAGCCCACAGCTTCTGCAACTCACAACCGAGAGCTTCGTCATGGAGCGAGGCCCCAGGTTCAAAGAGTACTCCGATCTCAGAGAGAGGAAGCTGAGGATGAAAAACTCCATCAATCGGCCAGAGGATAATGTTCAAAGCCAATCGGTTCTCACCCCGCCCAAAAAGCAGATGAAATTCAGATCGAATTTCTCCACCCCGCCGAGGAGGCCGAAGCCGCCGTCTGCTCTGGCACAATCCGTCCCTGATTTCTCGGCGACTCTGCGGAAGGAAAACAGGAAGCCGGCTGCTCCGCTGCCCCCTGTGGCGGAGCGGTCTCTGACGCCGCCGGCTGGATTTATGAAGAGCGGGAGCGTTTATGGGAAGGTCGGAGGAGGGAGCAAGTCGGCGAATTCCGCCGAGAAGAGGAGCGGCGGATTGATGGCTAGAAAGAGCTATGCAAGCATGGCCGAATTGAAGGAGGGGCTAGCCGGAAATGCCATCATCAGTGGTGGAGGgagaagcaatagaggcgttgcTAGATCTGTTTTAGGGCATAGGCAGTTTTGA
- the LOC121748822 gene encoding nifU-like protein 4, mitochondrial isoform X2 — translation MKIWGRLINRAILLSSSNGGLLSKPLNPRNGACGAGTFRRNIFSSPSSYLSDLNMLKSSLRFSQRNQFQEQRRSMFIQTQSTPNPASLMFYPGKQVMETGSADFPNAHSAMSSPLAKSLYGIDGVTRVFFGSDFVTVTKSDKISWDLLKPQVFAAIMDFYSSGQPLILDSAVAPSMDTAIKEDDSETVAMIKELLETRIRPAVQDDGGDIEYVGFDLDTGIVKLRMQGACSGCPSSSVTLKSGIENMLMHYVPEVKGVEQEFDEEEDATLTGAPHEVMIAMEHLDGGREFPRR, via the exons ATGAAAATTTGGGGAAGACTGATAAATCGAGCAATTCTTCTGAGCAGTAGCAATGGCGGATTACTATCGAAACCCTTAAATCCTCGAAATGGGGCTTGTGGGGCCGGCACATTCCGCCGGAACATCTTCTCGTCTCCTTCGAGTTATTTGTCGGATTTGAACATGCTGAAGTCTTCATTACGCTTCTCCCAGCGGAATCAGTTTCAAG AGCAGAGGAGGAGCATGTTTATCCAGACACAGTCAACTCCTAATCCCGCCTCACTGATGTTTTATCCCGGGAAGCAAGTTATGGAGACAGGGAGTGCCGACTTTCCTAATGCACACTCTGCTATGAGTTCGCCACTGGCAAAGAGTCTGTATGGAATTGATG GAGTGACCAGGGTGTTCTTTGGATCAGATTTCGTGACCGTGACAAAGTCAGATAAAATCTCATGGGATTTGCTCAAACCTCAAGTCTTTGCAGCAATCATGGATTTCTATTCTTCTGGACAGCCGTTGATATTGGATTCAGCTGTTGCTCCCTCCATGGACACAGCCATCAAGGAAGATGATTCAGAAACTGTTGCCATGATCAAAGAGCTCTTAGAAACTCGAATCCGGCCAGCAGTACAAGACGACGGTGGTGACATTGAGTATGTAGGGTTTGATCTGGACACCGGAATAGTTAAGCTGCGAATGCAAGGAGCCTGCAGCGGATGCCCTAGCTCATCCGTCACTCTGAAATCTGGCATTGAGAACATGCTAATGCACTACGTCCCTGAGGTCAAAGGTGTGGAACAAGaatttgatgaagaagaagatgcaaCGCTAACTGGAGCGCCACACGA GGTGATGATCGCTATGGAGCACTTAGATGGGGGTCGTGAATTTCCCCGTAG ATAG
- the LOC121748822 gene encoding nifU-like protein 4, mitochondrial isoform X1, with protein sequence MKIWGRLINRAILLSSSNGGLLSKPLNPRNGACGAGTFRRNIFSSPSSYLSDLNMLKSSLRFSQRNQFQEQRRSMFIQTQSTPNPASLMFYPGKQVMETGSADFPNAHSAMSSPLAKSLYGIDGVTRVFFGSDFVTVTKSDKISWDLLKPQVFAAIMDFYSSGQPLILDSAVAPSMDTAIKEDDSETVAMIKELLETRIRPAVQDDGGDIEYVGFDLDTGIVKLRMQGACSGCPSSSVTLKSGIENMLMHYVPEVKGVEQEFDEEEDATLTGAPHEVMIAMEHLDGGREFPRRSVVS encoded by the exons ATGAAAATTTGGGGAAGACTGATAAATCGAGCAATTCTTCTGAGCAGTAGCAATGGCGGATTACTATCGAAACCCTTAAATCCTCGAAATGGGGCTTGTGGGGCCGGCACATTCCGCCGGAACATCTTCTCGTCTCCTTCGAGTTATTTGTCGGATTTGAACATGCTGAAGTCTTCATTACGCTTCTCCCAGCGGAATCAGTTTCAAG AGCAGAGGAGGAGCATGTTTATCCAGACACAGTCAACTCCTAATCCCGCCTCACTGATGTTTTATCCCGGGAAGCAAGTTATGGAGACAGGGAGTGCCGACTTTCCTAATGCACACTCTGCTATGAGTTCGCCACTGGCAAAGAGTCTGTATGGAATTGATG GAGTGACCAGGGTGTTCTTTGGATCAGATTTCGTGACCGTGACAAAGTCAGATAAAATCTCATGGGATTTGCTCAAACCTCAAGTCTTTGCAGCAATCATGGATTTCTATTCTTCTGGACAGCCGTTGATATTGGATTCAGCTGTTGCTCCCTCCATGGACACAGCCATCAAGGAAGATGATTCAGAAACTGTTGCCATGATCAAAGAGCTCTTAGAAACTCGAATCCGGCCAGCAGTACAAGACGACGGTGGTGACATTGAGTATGTAGGGTTTGATCTGGACACCGGAATAGTTAAGCTGCGAATGCAAGGAGCCTGCAGCGGATGCCCTAGCTCATCCGTCACTCTGAAATCTGGCATTGAGAACATGCTAATGCACTACGTCCCTGAGGTCAAAGGTGTGGAACAAGaatttgatgaagaagaagatgcaaCGCTAACTGGAGCGCCACACGA GGTGATGATCGCTATGGAGCACTTAGATGGGGGTCGTGAATTTCCCCGTAGGTCGGTAGTTTCTTAA
- the LOC121748822 gene encoding nifU-like protein 4, mitochondrial isoform X3 yields MKIWGRLINRAILLSSSNGGLLSKPLNPRNGACGAGTFRRNIFSSPSSYLSDLNMLKSSLRFSQRNQFQEQRRSMFIQTQSTPNPASLMFYPGKQVMETGSADFPNAHSAMSSPLAKSLYGIDGVTRVFFGSDFVTVTKSDKISWDLLKPQVFAAIMDFYSSGQPLILDSAVAPSMDTAIKEDDSETVAMIKELLETRIRPAVQDDGGDIEYVGFDLDTGIVKLRMQGACSGCPSSSVTLKSGIENMLMHYVPEVKGVEQEFDEEEDATLTGAPHE; encoded by the exons ATGAAAATTTGGGGAAGACTGATAAATCGAGCAATTCTTCTGAGCAGTAGCAATGGCGGATTACTATCGAAACCCTTAAATCCTCGAAATGGGGCTTGTGGGGCCGGCACATTCCGCCGGAACATCTTCTCGTCTCCTTCGAGTTATTTGTCGGATTTGAACATGCTGAAGTCTTCATTACGCTTCTCCCAGCGGAATCAGTTTCAAG AGCAGAGGAGGAGCATGTTTATCCAGACACAGTCAACTCCTAATCCCGCCTCACTGATGTTTTATCCCGGGAAGCAAGTTATGGAGACAGGGAGTGCCGACTTTCCTAATGCACACTCTGCTATGAGTTCGCCACTGGCAAAGAGTCTGTATGGAATTGATG GAGTGACCAGGGTGTTCTTTGGATCAGATTTCGTGACCGTGACAAAGTCAGATAAAATCTCATGGGATTTGCTCAAACCTCAAGTCTTTGCAGCAATCATGGATTTCTATTCTTCTGGACAGCCGTTGATATTGGATTCAGCTGTTGCTCCCTCCATGGACACAGCCATCAAGGAAGATGATTCAGAAACTGTTGCCATGATCAAAGAGCTCTTAGAAACTCGAATCCGGCCAGCAGTACAAGACGACGGTGGTGACATTGAGTATGTAGGGTTTGATCTGGACACCGGAATAGTTAAGCTGCGAATGCAAGGAGCCTGCAGCGGATGCCCTAGCTCATCCGTCACTCTGAAATCTGGCATTGAGAACATGCTAATGCACTACGTCCCTGAGGTCAAAGGTGTGGAACAAGaatttgatgaagaagaagatgcaaCGCTAACTGGAGCGCCACACGAGTAA
- the LOC121746975 gene encoding histidine kinase 1-like isoform X2 → MGLTFCKTNMAAASPDSTRTFQRDVEEEESQFGSTLCLSSSYYSVFVVRLAIMIMLAILIGLLTLLTWHITRVYTTKSLKTLAYGLRHELLQRPLLRMWNILNSTVEVATAQVKLSESVIRRYNKPAASQADQVELYQVMKELTWALFASQKALNSITLSYRNGFVQAFHRNHRSNNTYYIYSDLTNYSIATSYSVNLLSSHQGWNDQSIHTNMTAIWYREPLDPTTGDKTAKAAPIPPDELINIAGISQVPDGTATWHIAVSKYTDSPLLSAALPVWDASHTSIVAVVGVTTALYSVGQLMKELVEFHSGHIYLTSQEGWLLATSTNTPLLMNSSSGPKLMMAVDSQESVIRSGAEYLSRTYGNKLPPSQEVHIESARLGNHLYYIDSFFLNLKRLPMVGVIMIPRQYIMGKVDEKAFKTLMILISASVCILLVGWFCIFILTNGVSKEMKLRAALISHLDARRRAEASNNYKSQFLANMSHELRTPMAAVIGLLDILMSDDCLNNEQQAMIIQIQKCSNALLRLLNNILDLSKVESGKLILEETEFELGRELEGLTDMFSVQRINHNVETVLDLSDDMPKVVLGDSGRVLQIFANLISNSIKFTTSGYIILRGWCETVDTESKKRESYLHPKESWCAQKLKRKREAAQGKICSKKDNKMMIWFEVDDTGCGIDPDKWESVFESFEQADPSTTRLHGGTGLGLCIVRTLVNKMNGEIKVVKKSGPGTLMQLYLLLNTPAETAKQHYHLNFKDHNLTVLLALNGRMTRLIMTKWLREKGVQTHEASEWNELTLNLHDFFTNDNSQKPESETQESNFGSSIFIIIIDVGLLDLSTELWKQQLNFLEEYCSDRASFAWILNHDTSKVVKAELRKRGHLLMVNKPLYKAKLVQIFEAVIKRDRNLHLQTPVADHEFHEIDSLQSPSASSDESEKLENDSCNVIRGSEYFSRGPVSQSTLSSSCADYIHVNLEDDVSILSKEQSSTKSCHEDKEGGAASSCKAVNEQKRPLEGLCILLAEDTIVLQRVATIMLEKMGARIVVVGDGIQAVDTLKNKSQSNEHNDAKALPYDLILMDCQMPKMDGYEATKEIRRWECGSGWHIPIVALTAHAMSSDEAKCLEVGMDAYLTKPIDCKLMVSTILSLTKGT, encoded by the exons ATGGGCCTCACCTTCTGCAAAACGAACATGGCCGCAGCATCTCCCGACAGCACCAGAACTTTCCAGCGAGATGTCGAAGAAGAGGAGTCCCAGTTCGGCTCCACCCTCTGCCTCTCCTCCTCCTATTACAGCGTCTTCGTCGTTCGCCTCGCCATCATG ATAATGCTAGCCATCCTGATTGGCCTTCTGACTCTACTAACATGGCACATCACCAGAGTCTACACCACCAAATCCCTCAAAACCTTAGCATACGGCCTCCGCCACGAGCTCCTCCAGCGGCCCCTCCTCCGCATGTGGAACATCCTCAACTCCACCGTCGAAGTCGCCACCGCCCAGGTCAAGCTCTCCGAGTCTGTCATCCGCCGCTACAACAAGCCCGCCGCCTCCCAAGCAGACCAAGTCGAG CTTTACCAAGTGATGAAGGAGTTGACGTGGGCCCTCTTCGCCAGCCAGAAAGCTCTCAACTCCATCACTCTTAGCTACCGGAACGGATTCGTGCAGGCCTTCCATCGGAACCACAGAAGCAACAACACATACTACATCTACTCTGATCTCACCAACTACTCAATAGCCACCTCATATTCTGTCAATCTCCTTTCCTCTCATCAAGGCTGGAATGACCAGTCCATACACACAAACATGACTGCAATTTGGTACCGCGAGCCTCTTGACCCCACCACGGGCGATAAGACTGCAAAGGCCGCCCCAATCCCACCGGACGAGTTGATCAACATAGCCGGGATTTCGCAGGTTCCTGATGGGACTGCCACATGGCATATTGCTGTGAGCAAATACACCGACTCTCCTTTGCTCTCAGCAGCATTGCCTGTTTGGGATGCTTCCCATACTAGCATAGTCGCTGTCGTGGGCGTTACCACTGCTCTGTATAGCGTTGGCCAGTTGATGAAGGAGTTGGTTGAGTTTCATAGTGGCCACATATATCTCACCTCTCAGGAGGGGTGGCTGCTGGCAACCTCCACCAACACACCTCTGCTGATGAATTCGTCGTCCGGGCCTAAGCTTATGATGGCTGTGGATTCTCAGGAGAGTGTGATTAGGTCAGGGGCTGAGTATTTGAGTCGGACGTATGGGAACAAGCTGCCTCCAAGTCAAGAAGTTCATATCGAGAGCGCGAGGCTTGGAAACCATCTTTATTACATTGACTCCTTTTTCTTGAACTTGAAGAGGCTTCCTATG GTTGGAGTTATCATGATACCGAGGCAATATATAATGGGGAAAGTGGATGAGAAGGCTTTTAAGACTTTAATGATTTTGATATCTGCTTCTGTGTGCATCTTGCTGGTTGGGTGGTTCTGCATCTTCATTTTAACTAACGGCGTTTCCAAGGAGATGAAGCTGCGCGCTGCGTTGATAAGCCATCTCGATGCAAGGAGAAGGGCGGAGGCGTCAAACAACTACAAGAGTCAGTTTCTAGCAAACATGAG CCACGAGCTCCGCACACCTATGGCTGCAGTTATCGGCTTGCTGGATATCCTCATGAGCGACGACTGCCTCAACAATGAACAGCAAGCGATGATCATACAGATTCAAAAATGCTCCAATGCTTTGCTGAGGCTTCTTAACAACATTTTGGATCTCAGCAAG GTTGAGTCAGGAAAACTGATACTAGAAGAAACTGAGTTTGAGTTGGGTAGAGAGCTTGAAGGGCTTACAGATATGTTCTCTGTGCAGCGGATTAACCACAACGTAGAGACTGTTCTTGATCTCTCGG ATGATATGCCTAAAGTAGTCCTTGGAGACTCTGGAAGAGTTCTTCAAATTTTCGCAAATTTAATTAGCAATTCCATCAAGTTCACAACCT CTGGATACATCATTTTGCGCGGATGGTGTGAGACTGTAGACACGGAGAGTAAGAAAAGAGAGTCTTACCTCCATCCAAAGGAGTCATGGTGTGCACAGAAGTTGAAACGAAAACGGGAAGCAGCCCAAGGGAAGATATGCTCCAAGAAAGACAACAAAATGATGATTTGGTTTGAAGTTGATGACACTGGCTGTG GAATCGATCCTGACAAATGGGAATCAGTTTTCGAGAGTTTTGAGCAAGCCGATCCCTCAACTACTAGGCT GCATGGCGGAACTGGTCTTGGTTTGTGCATCGTCCGAACCTTG GTGAACAAGATGAATGGAGAAATCAAAGTGGTGAAGAAGAGTGGGCCGGGAACTCTGATGCAGCTGTATCTGCTTCTCAACACGCCTGCTGAGACGGCGAAGCAGCATTACCATTTAAACTTCAAAGACCACAATCTAACT GTGTTGCTTGCACTTAATGGCAGAATGACCAGATTGATTATGACAAAATGGTTGCGCGAAAAAGGAGTTCAAACACATGAAGCGTCCGAATGGAATGAACTCACGTTAAATCTTCACGATTTCTTCACAAATGACAACTCACAAAAGCCAGAGTCAGAAACTCAAGAATCAAACTTTGGAAGCAGCATTTTCATCATAATCATCGATGTTGGACTGCTCGACTTGAGCACTGAGCTGTGGAAGCAGCAGCTCAATTTTCTAGAGGAGTACTGCTCTGATAGAGCTAGCTTCGCATGGATCTTGAATCACGACACCTCCAAAGTGGTCAAGGCTGAACTCCGAAAAAGAGGGCATCTGTTAATGGTTAACAAACCTTTATACAAAGCAAAACTAGTTCAGATTTTTGAGGCAGTCATCAAAAGAGACAGAAACTTGCACCTACAAACTCCAGTAGCAGATCATGAGTTTCATGAAATCGATTCTCTTCAGTCCCCTTCAGCTAGCTCGGATGAGTCTGAAAAGCTAGAAAATGATAGCTGCAATGTGATTAGAGGAAGTGAGTATTTCAGCAGAGGACCTGTGTCTCAAAGCACGCTGAGCAGCTCCTGTGCCGATTACATCCATGTAAACCTAGAAGATGACGTCTCTATCCTCAGTAAAGAACAGTCTTCCACTAAATCATGTCATGAAGACAAGGAAGGTGGCGCTGCAAGCTCATGTAAGGCCGTGAATGAGCAGAAAAGGCCTCTTGAGGGCCTCTGCATCCTTCTTGCAGAAGACACAATCGTCCTCCAGAGAGTTGCAACGATCATGCTGGAGAAAATGGGAGCAAGAATCGTTGTTGTAGGGGACGGGATTCAGGCAGTGGATACTCTAAAAAACAAGAGCCAATCTAATGAACACAATGATGCCAAAGCATTGCCATATGACTTGATATTGATGGACTGTCAA ATGCCAAAAATGGATGGGTATGAAGcaacaaaagaaataagaagATGGGAATGTGGAAGTGGTTGGCACATTCCAATAGTTGCACTCACAGCTCATGCAATGTCTTCTGATGAAGCCAAATGCCTTGAAGTTGGCATGGACGCGTATCTAACTAAACCCATAGACTGCAAGCTTATGGTTTCCACCATTCTTTCCTTGACTAAAGGAACCTGA
- the LOC121746975 gene encoding histidine kinase 1-like isoform X1 → MGLTFCKTNMAAASPDSTRTFQRDVEEEESQFGSTLCLSSSYYSVFVVRLAIMIMLAILIGLLTLLTWHITRVYTTKSLKTLAYGLRHELLQRPLLRMWNILNSTVEVATAQVKLSESVIRRYNKPAASQADQVEQLYQVMKELTWALFASQKALNSITLSYRNGFVQAFHRNHRSNNTYYIYSDLTNYSIATSYSVNLLSSHQGWNDQSIHTNMTAIWYREPLDPTTGDKTAKAAPIPPDELINIAGISQVPDGTATWHIAVSKYTDSPLLSAALPVWDASHTSIVAVVGVTTALYSVGQLMKELVEFHSGHIYLTSQEGWLLATSTNTPLLMNSSSGPKLMMAVDSQESVIRSGAEYLSRTYGNKLPPSQEVHIESARLGNHLYYIDSFFLNLKRLPMVGVIMIPRQYIMGKVDEKAFKTLMILISASVCILLVGWFCIFILTNGVSKEMKLRAALISHLDARRRAEASNNYKSQFLANMSHELRTPMAAVIGLLDILMSDDCLNNEQQAMIIQIQKCSNALLRLLNNILDLSKVESGKLILEETEFELGRELEGLTDMFSVQRINHNVETVLDLSDDMPKVVLGDSGRVLQIFANLISNSIKFTTSGYIILRGWCETVDTESKKRESYLHPKESWCAQKLKRKREAAQGKICSKKDNKMMIWFEVDDTGCGIDPDKWESVFESFEQADPSTTRLHGGTGLGLCIVRTLVNKMNGEIKVVKKSGPGTLMQLYLLLNTPAETAKQHYHLNFKDHNLTVLLALNGRMTRLIMTKWLREKGVQTHEASEWNELTLNLHDFFTNDNSQKPESETQESNFGSSIFIIIIDVGLLDLSTELWKQQLNFLEEYCSDRASFAWILNHDTSKVVKAELRKRGHLLMVNKPLYKAKLVQIFEAVIKRDRNLHLQTPVADHEFHEIDSLQSPSASSDESEKLENDSCNVIRGSEYFSRGPVSQSTLSSSCADYIHVNLEDDVSILSKEQSSTKSCHEDKEGGAASSCKAVNEQKRPLEGLCILLAEDTIVLQRVATIMLEKMGARIVVVGDGIQAVDTLKNKSQSNEHNDAKALPYDLILMDCQMPKMDGYEATKEIRRWECGSGWHIPIVALTAHAMSSDEAKCLEVGMDAYLTKPIDCKLMVSTILSLTKGT, encoded by the exons ATGGGCCTCACCTTCTGCAAAACGAACATGGCCGCAGCATCTCCCGACAGCACCAGAACTTTCCAGCGAGATGTCGAAGAAGAGGAGTCCCAGTTCGGCTCCACCCTCTGCCTCTCCTCCTCCTATTACAGCGTCTTCGTCGTTCGCCTCGCCATCATG ATAATGCTAGCCATCCTGATTGGCCTTCTGACTCTACTAACATGGCACATCACCAGAGTCTACACCACCAAATCCCTCAAAACCTTAGCATACGGCCTCCGCCACGAGCTCCTCCAGCGGCCCCTCCTCCGCATGTGGAACATCCTCAACTCCACCGTCGAAGTCGCCACCGCCCAGGTCAAGCTCTCCGAGTCTGTCATCCGCCGCTACAACAAGCCCGCCGCCTCCCAAGCAGACCAAGTCGAG CAGCTTTACCAAGTGATGAAGGAGTTGACGTGGGCCCTCTTCGCCAGCCAGAAAGCTCTCAACTCCATCACTCTTAGCTACCGGAACGGATTCGTGCAGGCCTTCCATCGGAACCACAGAAGCAACAACACATACTACATCTACTCTGATCTCACCAACTACTCAATAGCCACCTCATATTCTGTCAATCTCCTTTCCTCTCATCAAGGCTGGAATGACCAGTCCATACACACAAACATGACTGCAATTTGGTACCGCGAGCCTCTTGACCCCACCACGGGCGATAAGACTGCAAAGGCCGCCCCAATCCCACCGGACGAGTTGATCAACATAGCCGGGATTTCGCAGGTTCCTGATGGGACTGCCACATGGCATATTGCTGTGAGCAAATACACCGACTCTCCTTTGCTCTCAGCAGCATTGCCTGTTTGGGATGCTTCCCATACTAGCATAGTCGCTGTCGTGGGCGTTACCACTGCTCTGTATAGCGTTGGCCAGTTGATGAAGGAGTTGGTTGAGTTTCATAGTGGCCACATATATCTCACCTCTCAGGAGGGGTGGCTGCTGGCAACCTCCACCAACACACCTCTGCTGATGAATTCGTCGTCCGGGCCTAAGCTTATGATGGCTGTGGATTCTCAGGAGAGTGTGATTAGGTCAGGGGCTGAGTATTTGAGTCGGACGTATGGGAACAAGCTGCCTCCAAGTCAAGAAGTTCATATCGAGAGCGCGAGGCTTGGAAACCATCTTTATTACATTGACTCCTTTTTCTTGAACTTGAAGAGGCTTCCTATG GTTGGAGTTATCATGATACCGAGGCAATATATAATGGGGAAAGTGGATGAGAAGGCTTTTAAGACTTTAATGATTTTGATATCTGCTTCTGTGTGCATCTTGCTGGTTGGGTGGTTCTGCATCTTCATTTTAACTAACGGCGTTTCCAAGGAGATGAAGCTGCGCGCTGCGTTGATAAGCCATCTCGATGCAAGGAGAAGGGCGGAGGCGTCAAACAACTACAAGAGTCAGTTTCTAGCAAACATGAG CCACGAGCTCCGCACACCTATGGCTGCAGTTATCGGCTTGCTGGATATCCTCATGAGCGACGACTGCCTCAACAATGAACAGCAAGCGATGATCATACAGATTCAAAAATGCTCCAATGCTTTGCTGAGGCTTCTTAACAACATTTTGGATCTCAGCAAG GTTGAGTCAGGAAAACTGATACTAGAAGAAACTGAGTTTGAGTTGGGTAGAGAGCTTGAAGGGCTTACAGATATGTTCTCTGTGCAGCGGATTAACCACAACGTAGAGACTGTTCTTGATCTCTCGG ATGATATGCCTAAAGTAGTCCTTGGAGACTCTGGAAGAGTTCTTCAAATTTTCGCAAATTTAATTAGCAATTCCATCAAGTTCACAACCT CTGGATACATCATTTTGCGCGGATGGTGTGAGACTGTAGACACGGAGAGTAAGAAAAGAGAGTCTTACCTCCATCCAAAGGAGTCATGGTGTGCACAGAAGTTGAAACGAAAACGGGAAGCAGCCCAAGGGAAGATATGCTCCAAGAAAGACAACAAAATGATGATTTGGTTTGAAGTTGATGACACTGGCTGTG GAATCGATCCTGACAAATGGGAATCAGTTTTCGAGAGTTTTGAGCAAGCCGATCCCTCAACTACTAGGCT GCATGGCGGAACTGGTCTTGGTTTGTGCATCGTCCGAACCTTG GTGAACAAGATGAATGGAGAAATCAAAGTGGTGAAGAAGAGTGGGCCGGGAACTCTGATGCAGCTGTATCTGCTTCTCAACACGCCTGCTGAGACGGCGAAGCAGCATTACCATTTAAACTTCAAAGACCACAATCTAACT GTGTTGCTTGCACTTAATGGCAGAATGACCAGATTGATTATGACAAAATGGTTGCGCGAAAAAGGAGTTCAAACACATGAAGCGTCCGAATGGAATGAACTCACGTTAAATCTTCACGATTTCTTCACAAATGACAACTCACAAAAGCCAGAGTCAGAAACTCAAGAATCAAACTTTGGAAGCAGCATTTTCATCATAATCATCGATGTTGGACTGCTCGACTTGAGCACTGAGCTGTGGAAGCAGCAGCTCAATTTTCTAGAGGAGTACTGCTCTGATAGAGCTAGCTTCGCATGGATCTTGAATCACGACACCTCCAAAGTGGTCAAGGCTGAACTCCGAAAAAGAGGGCATCTGTTAATGGTTAACAAACCTTTATACAAAGCAAAACTAGTTCAGATTTTTGAGGCAGTCATCAAAAGAGACAGAAACTTGCACCTACAAACTCCAGTAGCAGATCATGAGTTTCATGAAATCGATTCTCTTCAGTCCCCTTCAGCTAGCTCGGATGAGTCTGAAAAGCTAGAAAATGATAGCTGCAATGTGATTAGAGGAAGTGAGTATTTCAGCAGAGGACCTGTGTCTCAAAGCACGCTGAGCAGCTCCTGTGCCGATTACATCCATGTAAACCTAGAAGATGACGTCTCTATCCTCAGTAAAGAACAGTCTTCCACTAAATCATGTCATGAAGACAAGGAAGGTGGCGCTGCAAGCTCATGTAAGGCCGTGAATGAGCAGAAAAGGCCTCTTGAGGGCCTCTGCATCCTTCTTGCAGAAGACACAATCGTCCTCCAGAGAGTTGCAACGATCATGCTGGAGAAAATGGGAGCAAGAATCGTTGTTGTAGGGGACGGGATTCAGGCAGTGGATACTCTAAAAAACAAGAGCCAATCTAATGAACACAATGATGCCAAAGCATTGCCATATGACTTGATATTGATGGACTGTCAA ATGCCAAAAATGGATGGGTATGAAGcaacaaaagaaataagaagATGGGAATGTGGAAGTGGTTGGCACATTCCAATAGTTGCACTCACAGCTCATGCAATGTCTTCTGATGAAGCCAAATGCCTTGAAGTTGGCATGGACGCGTATCTAACTAAACCCATAGACTGCAAGCTTATGGTTTCCACCATTCTTTCCTTGACTAAAGGAACCTGA